DNA from Clarias gariepinus isolate MV-2021 ecotype Netherlands chromosome 8, CGAR_prim_01v2, whole genome shotgun sequence:
aacaaaatgtctcATTTGCAACAATGTATAGgtttacttcattttatttggttGGTTTACAGTCTATATAATcaaatatgtgaaaataaagaaaacaaagcacatcaagatttcattaaaaacattatgaaaaaaaaatatttttactgttgAAAGAAAAGTCACAAAGAGAAAAATGGAACAAGACAGGGCTAGGAAACAGTCATGTTGACCACATTCAAGTTGATTCAGTAGCAATAAATTGCAGTTTGCAAGAAACACTTTCTAAGCACGTGTCTTCTGTATGTGTTAGTAAGCATGATTGATCATGTGATCATCAGAGCTCAACAACTAGCAACCTGCAGCAATGAAGAGAGACAAACAATACAAATACTGCAACAGATCAATGCTAAACAATGCAGACGCAGTGCAGCGATTCAGCAAAGCTGACACCTGACAAGGCATATGCAGAATTACAATCCAAAAATTTTCCAAATCATACCTTGTCCAAAAAATACTACAGTTGAAGCTTAATTCCATAAATTGTCAGCGGTCCCACAGTTAAAGGAGCCAGCTCCTGTTCACCTAACAAAAACCCATCTATACATTGATTTCTAAACCACAAAGTAAAATTAGATTAAATCATAAAGGACGCCAGGCTGCAGTTGTGCAAAAACTGCGCTCGTTAGGATTTACAAGCTTGTAAAGGGCATTCCCGCAGTCGCCATGTAGCAAAGCAGAAGACAGTTGAGATCCACACTTCCCTACACAAGCATCAAGGATTTCAAGGATCAGAGAATATTATATCAGCTGTGCAATATCAAACCTGTAGTGTTATTTGCATAAAGTGTGAAATTCAAAACTCTATGTGAAAAGTGGAAAAGGACTGCAAGAATGATCCCGCCAACAAACTGTAATTGCACTTTTTGCTCATTTTGCTTAAATTGCACCAAACTTTCTTGGTACTTAAAAATCCGGATAAGAAAAGGTAAAATGTGACTTGTGCCACTAGATGGCAGAAGTATGCTCTGATTTTAGGTTTGCACCGACATTCTAATGTAATGAGGAAGATGAATGTGATCAGTCCTATCAAAAACACTGCATGAGGAAATAGCGAAAGTCACAGCTAATGTGGAAATTTTATAACGTTTATAACTGTAACATCCTTACAACATTGTGTATCTTTTAAGAgaaagagctaaaaaaaaaaaaaaaagaaagttattttGGGACACCATGCAACAAATTCTACAGATTATGTAGATTTGTTCTAGATTGATCAATTTGTTGTCATTATTAAAACATCATATGCTAAGGTCATACATGctgaaattataatttaaatatggaTGAAGAACTATAATGACAAAAGGAATACAGCAAAATCTTTGAGGCTACAGGTTAACCAATTATGTCATGTAAAAGTGTGTATGGTTATGGGATCAAAATGAAGCTCGAAAACCACGAATAAAAAACTGTCCTACTGGGTTAGAAAAATAAGGTACTCTTCAACTAAGACCAAAGGAAACAAAATTTTTAAGTAAAGTGTTGAAAACAAAGACTCAACATAAAGAATCACTCAAGTTTAGAAAACACGACTCATCTTGAAAGTTGTTGTGATGCTACAAGTAATTTGATCTCTGCAGAAAAACGTCCTCTAACTGGTAATGGATGAGATTTGAAAAATCTGCTGCAGTTTAGAGCCCTCAGAAGGAACACTTAAGGGCTAATAGCCTGGTCAGAAACTATAGCATAGCTAGTGGTCAGTGTATCATCGATGGGCCCGTCACAAGTTACAGCACTAGCAAATATGCTAAAACACTGCAAGCAGCTTTAGTGGCTCTAGCCCTTGTTAGAtaatcattaatttaattttgaataAGTATCACCTTTAGAATAAGTTAAATATcagataaaacaaatgaaaaagacaGATCAACtcagaaaatctttttttttttatgaaagatgGCATGAACACTCCAAAAACATGTCCATTTTCCCCTTATAACTCCTTAAATTTCCAGTTTTTACATCCAAAGTTTGTGTGGGAATAAAAAATGTCATATAAAATGTGAGAAAAACTCTCAGATCTTCAAGCTTGTATTTTTCCTTgtgtatgtataaatgtatgaGTATTAAAACAGGAAAACCTTGAAAGAGGAACTAAAAAGTGCTTAAATGCATTAAGGATTCCATTAGAACCAGCGCAGagacacatactcacacacacggTGAGCAGAGATGCACACAGCTCGAGTGGTGCTTCAAACATCTCCTACAAGAGCAGTACAATGGCAGTAATTGGACCTGATGCACACCGACTCGTAATGGCTAGCCAACAACTTACAGAAACAGAacagacaaaacaaagaaaacacctAAAAAACAGAAGGAGTTCCATCTCAGTTAACTCTGCCCAGTGCGCTGTGGTGCCACCTGTACCCTGGCAGGAGGCAGAGCATCATCTGTTCCCATGGAATTGGGTTGAGGATGCGCTGCTCACACATGCAGTATCTCCATGCTGTAGTCCTCAGTCTCTGTATACTGTGAAGAGTTTGTGTCTGACTGCGCTGGTCCAAAACCCTCTTTATTTTCCAAGTTTGGCTCCATAAGTACAGGTTTATCGAAAATAGTCTTTTTATAGGTCTCTGGCCGGTTTTGCACATATATCACCCTGTTGTAGGCCTTAAGTCTCCTCCACAGCTGGATATAGACTTTGCATTGCACATACATGAAAACCAGTCCGCCTGTGAAGCCGATGGCCACTACCACAAGCTTGGTCCAGAAAGGCCACTCCAAAATCCCTGCGGAAAACAGGACAAGAGCTTCATAGCTTCGAATAATACCAcgaataacatactgtatgaacataCTAAATGAAcatatgttataataatatagaaacaaaagataaaacatTTTGGCAGTCTCAAAGTAttgtaagaattaaaaaattttgacaAAACGAATaagattacatttattataataaattattttttttgttttaattattggaAGAGAAGCACATACTGAAATGTATAATACCATCATTTCAGGAGAAGTCATAAGCTCTCAAAAACCACAAAATGACACTTGCTAAAAAACACCGCATCATTTCTGTGCACAAATACAGTATGATTCTGGACtattctatatattttattaatgtcaTTCTGGCACTGGAATTCCTGAAAAATGTTTCGGTAACAGACCCAGATTTCTTATTTAATGTCATCCTAGCGTtattttggattaaaaaaaatacgaaaaaaatatttacatttaaaaactaatCCTGACTTCTAGAAATACCAAGCTAGGAATACCACCCTGTTTTCCTGTTCTAACAATGTTCCAGTAGAGTCATTCCTATGACAGttgattttctttaaaatgacaaatgatcTGATCAGAAGCAGTGAAGGACGTTCTAAAGAATTACCATGGTAGGATACATTTTAAAGGTTCACGGTGTCTTTGACaggaaaacatatttaaatatatcatTTTCACTTTCATTTTGAGCATATCACCTTCCCATCTGCAGTTATCACTAATCAGATTGTGAAGGGACAATAATGTGATAAATCATTACTGTCAACTGCGAGCTACCCCACAAGGTAATCCAAAACATGGAATATAATCCATTTAATCGGTACTGCTTTGGGAAGCTCTGTAATTTAGACCTAGGTGCAGCTTTAGTATTCCTGACATGGCGAGTAGGAATAGAGCTAAGAAATCGGGGTGACTCCtaagatcagccataaccttaaAACCACAAACTGATGAAATGATTAACATTGTTACCTTGTTATAATGGCACCTGTCAATTGGTGGGATAAATTAATATTCTGTTGATGCGTTGGAAACAACAAGGGCCAAATTGGGATGGCTAGATGATCCATGTACACTGCTGAAAGTGGCTGTAAAGGGCACATTGAGCCATAgtagaaggtggcctggtcggATGAATCACCTTTGTTTAACCTCACATGGATGGCTGGATGGATGTGTGTTGTAGAAAAggaccaggatgcactatggaaaGCCACCAGTGCAGGCAGAGAGAGgctctgggcaatgttctgctggtAAACTTTGGGTCCTGACATTAGTATGGACATTACTTTGACTCACCTAACTAAAGTGCATAAAAACGGCACCTTTTCATGACACAATTATTCCCTAATGACAGttgcctctttcagcaggacagTGCACATTAATGACCCCACCTTAGAACTTAATAGGATGTGCTGCTAATGTACAGGTCAGATCTGTTTTGCTGGCACAAGTGGGGGTGTACAAGTGTACTAAATTTCTACTCAAATTTAGGcaggtgtttttaatgttattgctgatcgATGCATGCTGCTCTCCTGAGAAAGCTCAATATGCTATAAGTGAAAAAGAAGATAGTTTTGGATATTTGTTGTTCTTTGTTTGTTACCAAGGCAACTAAACTATGTTTACATTATCCCAGCCTTTTatcatttgaaacacagatggcTGTTATTTATGTGAAATTTAGGATAGAGATGTTTGTCTTGACCTAATTcgagttttctctctcttgatcAAGCAGCTTATATTTGCATGTTGCTGATTATACTTTATTTATgtttcaaataaaatgtgaatcaGTGGCTAGGCTGCAGTAAGGTGCTGTACTCCAAAGAGTGCTGCAAATTCCTTTTTACCACCATATTCGAAGCACAAGGAGCACATGCAGTGCATATTATTTAGATTTCACTAACCAATTAGCATTTATGGCTCAAAATGATGGGTGAATCTCTAGCAGGCAGAAAGTTGAAGGTAAGGAAAAGTAGAGGTACAAAAGAGTCAGAcattttagcagaaaaaaaggTGGATCAGataggaaaagaagaagaaagtaaaAGTTTGAGCAGAAAATAGGCAAAAGAATTAGAAATGTAGATATATGCGGAGTAAGAACTAGAGTCAGAGAAAAGACAAATCAGATGTTAAAGGAGAAAGCATTTACCTGGTATTCTCCGGGCTGCGTGGTTAAAAAAAGTTCATTACTATTTTGCTACAGGTGGAAGCAGGAGGCATAAGAAAGTGGGGAGGGTACTGTAGTCTAATGTCAGTTAAATTACGtatttacatgtttatatattatttaagaaTAATACTAAATGTTTGTTTCAGAACAACATAGCTGTTCATATATTAGTTAGAAGAAAGGCATCATTAACACTGCACACTCTTAATTTTCCTTTCAGTAACGGGCATTTCAATGCAAACAACATGAACCTACAGTAACATCTCCAAACAGAGCTGAACAATAAGACGATGGTGTAAAAGGTTAGGGAGAGGAGAGGGAGCTGGCAGAGGCAGCTGACCTTGTTTGATCTCCTCCGCAGTGCGGTCTATTAGGACGTACAGTGACCAGACCACGCATGTAATGGCAATAACATGGAAAGTGACTGAGCACATGATCTTCCTCCTCTCGCTGGCGGTCATCTGCAGCTTCTCCCACTATAGAGACAGAAATGAGGGCATGAGCTCAGCCTGGGATCTGGACATTTTCTTTGACAAATGTACAACAACAGCAGATGGCATTTACCCCCTTATTGATGGCATAACAAACAGAGTTTACATCACGTCGACTGTGCTGTATTGCATTACAGATTACTGCATTCAGCTTACACCTGGCCTTTCCACTATAACCCTACAATAAATATTTGATGGAGCTTACTATGTAATCTCGCTATCTTACAGCTGCAGCTTCATGGCCTGTGTTACAATAAAGTGTCACAAAGCCTAAATAATAAaacgatatactgtatataattaaattaaactgctAAAtgcaggttgttttttttcttttttctctgacataagagtacagtatgtgatttctTCAAAAGAGTGTGTCAAATAGATACACCTTATGGCCTGAACAAAATAGAACATTGACTCACTAAACAGACAGAAATCATCAAGGACAGCACTATGATGTTCCTAAAAGCTTCTGCTCTAAGCAGTTAGTGACAGAATGTATTTAAATCATGGATACTTTCACTGCAgtccagacaaaaaaaatatcaacaCTGATAGTTGAGAACAAAAAGACAATgagcaaaaaaagaagcaagTAGCTGCCACTACTTGTTATAATCGGAATGAAAAATGAGTCAAGAATTGTATTAAtgcattgaattattattatattatcagCTAAAATATTATCCATGCCTTGGCTTACTGTTAGCGGCTAAATGATGCCACAACAACCAGACATACgtacacaccttctaatttaatgtctttggttttgtgatttattttttacgttCTAGAAAAATACTGGGATGTCAAAACTAAGaaataacacatggaattaggtaatttagtaacaacaacaacagtcagtattatttaagacatgaaggtcagctgttccgaaacagttcttgtaagaacagtactgtactgtcaagtgcatctgcaaaacctatcaaacaccatgatgaaactggctctcaagAAGACCATcgcaggaaagcaagaccaaaacttacctctgctgcaaaagagatgttaatttaaaattaacagctgcaaaaatcaccaattaacagcacctcagattagagccgttatgcttcacagagcataagtagcagacacatctcaatatcaactgttcaaaagatgtgcaatgtataaataaataaaaatcaggaaagaccacagAATTGGaaggtgtgtctaaacttttgactggtagtctCCATCTCATAAAATCTCATAAAATCTCataaaatgcagtgtttataaAGAGAAACTCAAGGTTTAGTTTTTGTGGGGATTCCCAAGATGTACTGTTTTCGCTTGCAAATCTAGCTTCACCTTGTTATCTGAAGTAGGTTTTACATGAACTGCATCGGTTAAAGCAATAGAAATTAGTCATGTTAGCAAACCAGCTAACTAAACCTGTTAAATTTGTAGTTATGTCACATTCACTGATATTATAGTGAGCTTCTTTGCTAAGATGAGCTGGGTGCTGCAAAAAAGGAGCTCTTACAAGTAATTATCCATCCTTATTGCCGGTTACCTCAACCTTCCACTGTTGTCGTGGAAACATGTTCAACTTTATACAGGTTCAAGTTTATACATCTGCTAGAACTAAAAGCATTGCATTTACTGCGATCTGGAAATGAGCGACTGATAGCAATCTACCACAACACTGTGTCAGAAGATGTTTGAGAACGACAGCACATTCAGAGAACGCAGTCACTGTGAACAAGGCCAGTATGGTGGTATTGTGGCCATACTGTTACCTTGTATAAATGACAGACTCCTGTCCTTGATGTGTTTCTACAGCAGCTTTTTAAAAGCTGAAAGCCCACGACAAAACTGGTTGAAACCCTGATTTCTCGATCGTCTGGAGGAGACAATCACAAGAAATGTGATTAAAAAGACGATCTGCAACAATTGATACTTGATTCCTGTTTGGACTTCTGCTAATAAATTTGCTGATTTGCTTCCGTTAAAAACTGTCGTCTGGGAGAAAGTGGGATTGTTACTGTACATTGGACGAATGAACCCCTGCTTGGTTGGGTCAAGTAGTATGAATGAAAGAGAAACATTTGTAATCTGTAATCAATCCAAAAAAAGCTCCGCACTCTCCTGCTCTTTGAACTCAATAAGACCACttcagtgtggtgtgtgtgcttACCTTGCGTAACGGCTTTAGTTTGGTCTCCATAATGAACTCGAACTTGCAAAGCTCACAGCAGCGAGTGTCTGAGCTCTTGATCCACTGTTGTAGACAGGCCTGGTGCACGAAGCGCAGACTACCTGTGCAGTGGCATGGCGTGATCAGTGGACTGTCCTCATCTCCCTCGCAGTGACAGAtcctacatttaaaaacaatagagAATTTATATATGCAACAGAGCATGAAGGACTTTAAACATACAGCACAAAGAAATCTTGCATCTAAGCTATAGCATGCACCAAGTTTTCCTCCAAAGTGGAGTTACATCAATGCTCTGATCAGGCAAATCACTGTGGAAGCCTTCCATCTCCAATCATCTGCAGTGAAGTGAATCTGACATGTGATGTGAGTCATGTCTGCCAGCGTTGCCAGCTTTAAGTTTCTACATATTTGCTTTCTCTGCAAACACTGTAAATTGATCAAAAACTGGCAGCACTGACAAAACATCAAAGTTTATATTTTGACAGGTTTGCAAGcatcatatgatttttttttttttttaagatgatcAAATAGAAAAGTAGACATAGGCCTATGTCTTATTGTGCATGAGTTTGCACAAGCAGCCACATGGGGGCATGAGTTAATCAGCCTGCACTTAGATAAATG
Protein-coding regions in this window:
- the marchf8 gene encoding E3 ubiquitin-protein ligase MARCH8 isoform X2, whose protein sequence is MNMPLHQISVIPRDVTSSRGPGSSGKAKDKDRDKQNEKTLGHSASRSSNISKAGSPTSVNTPIGFSRTSVTPSNQDICRICHCEGDEDSPLITPCHCTGSLRFVHQACLQQWIKSSDTRCCELCKFEFIMETKLKPLRKWEKLQMTASERRKIMCSVTFHVIAITCVVWSLYVLIDRTAEEIKQGILEWPFWTKLVVVAIGFTGGLVFMYVQCKVYIQLWRRLKAYNRVIYVQNRPETYKKTIFDKPVLMEPNLENKEGFGPAQSDTNSSQYTETEDYSMEILHV